One segment of Pontibacter akesuensis DNA contains the following:
- the porK gene encoding T9SS ring complex lipoprotein PorK/GldK, with translation MNKLIKLSSFAMAVILLASCGMGRGPEGDLVGAEDRPEYNPQEVPYGMVACPGGTFHMGQADQDIAASMVNLNKQVTIGGFYMDETEITNNEYRQFINVMLQDSIDVLGEEFVMTELYPDTTVWVKDYTYHMGDPLMEYYFSHPAFDDYPVVGVDWFAAKYFSEWRTKHKNQANTADGMAPMPAFRLPTEAEWEYAARGGRDMAVYPWGGPYLRNGKGCLLANFKPGRGDYYSDGFQYTAPVAQYFPNDFGLYDMSGNVAEWCADAYADASVPITWDLNPVYNDDNEPRKVVRGGSWKDIAYFLETGTRNFEFQDSARSYIGFRNSMIYLGRSSGGEF, from the coding sequence ATGAATAAACTAATTAAGCTGTCTTCCTTTGCTATGGCGGTTATACTGCTTGCAAGCTGTGGGATGGGACGTGGACCAGAAGGTGATCTTGTTGGTGCAGAGGACCGGCCAGAGTACAATCCGCAGGAAGTGCCTTACGGCATGGTGGCCTGCCCAGGTGGTACGTTCCATATGGGACAAGCTGACCAGGATATCGCAGCATCAATGGTGAACCTGAACAAGCAGGTTACAATTGGTGGCTTCTATATGGATGAAACTGAGATCACAAACAATGAGTACCGCCAGTTTATCAACGTGATGCTGCAGGACTCTATTGATGTGCTGGGTGAGGAGTTCGTGATGACGGAGCTTTACCCGGATACTACTGTTTGGGTAAAAGACTATACGTACCACATGGGCGACCCGCTGATGGAATATTACTTTTCTCATCCAGCGTTCGATGATTATCCTGTGGTAGGTGTGGATTGGTTCGCCGCCAAGTATTTTAGTGAGTGGCGCACCAAGCACAAAAACCAGGCGAACACGGCAGATGGCATGGCGCCAATGCCTGCATTCCGCCTGCCTACGGAGGCAGAGTGGGAGTATGCAGCAAGAGGTGGTCGCGATATGGCGGTATATCCTTGGGGCGGACCGTACCTGCGCAACGGAAAAGGCTGTTTGTTAGCTAACTTCAAGCCAGGCCGTGGCGACTATTACAGCGATGGATTCCAGTATACAGCTCCTGTTGCCCAGTATTTCCCGAACGACTTTGGCCTGTATGACATGAGCGGAAACGTGGCTGAGTGGTGCGCAGATGCTTATGCTGATGCCAGCGTTCCGATTACGTGGGATTTGAACCCGGTATACAACGACGATAATGAGCCGCGTAAAGTGGTAAGAGGTGGCTCTTGGAAAGATATTGCATATTTCCTGGAAACAGGTACCCGCAATTTTGAATTCCAGGATTCTGCCAGATCTTATATCGGCTTCCGGAACTCCATGATCTATCTTGGACGTTCTTCAGGAGGCGAATTTTAA
- a CDS encoding PorP/SprF family type IX secretion system membrane protein gives MKKFLPVLLLIFLAVPLAMAQQQPQFTHYGFNQLYISPAYAGITNRPEFTSIYRYQWLGYEASFDDGGAPQTLLITAHTPVRLLHGGVGLSLMRDKIGNTTELSAALSYSFHINIGETGKLGLGIQGNVNNYKKGSYRPNQENDPSVPVNSSDTKFDLGAGLWYESETFYAGGGVTNLLHAEYEFAGAVPGGKGTLLGENHIYVTGGYHLPLSTDVTLTPTVLLKHDTEVFSFDVGGRATYLEKYWIGLNYRHEEAVSALVGVSLLQDNALRVGYALDVTVFDAAAKAATSHEVMLNYRLPEPVIRFKPPVRTPRYFFSK, from the coding sequence ATGAAAAAGTTCTTACCCGTATTGCTGCTGATCTTCCTGGCAGTACCACTTGCCATGGCGCAGCAGCAGCCGCAGTTCACCCATTATGGGTTCAACCAGCTGTACATCAGTCCTGCTTATGCGGGTATCACCAACCGCCCCGAGTTTACTTCTATTTACCGTTACCAGTGGCTGGGCTATGAGGCCTCCTTTGATGATGGCGGCGCACCGCAGACGCTGCTCATTACCGCGCACACCCCGGTGCGCCTGCTGCACGGCGGCGTGGGCCTTAGCCTGATGCGCGATAAAATTGGAAATACCACAGAACTGTCTGCAGCGCTGTCTTATTCCTTTCATATTAATATAGGAGAGACAGGTAAGCTGGGTCTGGGCATACAGGGAAATGTGAACAATTACAAGAAAGGCAGCTACCGCCCAAACCAGGAAAACGACCCAAGTGTGCCCGTGAACAGCTCTGATACCAAGTTCGACCTGGGTGCCGGTTTATGGTACGAATCAGAGACGTTCTACGCTGGTGGCGGTGTGACCAATCTGCTCCATGCCGAGTATGAGTTTGCCGGCGCGGTGCCTGGTGGCAAAGGCACCTTATTAGGGGAGAATCATATTTACGTAACAGGCGGGTACCACCTGCCACTAAGCACGGATGTGACCCTTACACCAACCGTTTTGCTGAAGCACGATACCGAGGTTTTCTCCTTCGATGTAGGGGGGCGAGCCACTTATTTAGAAAAATATTGGATTGGATTGAATTATAGACATGAGGAAGCTGTTAGTGCACTTGTGGGAGTGTCTCTGTTACAGGACAATGCGCTGCGGGTTGGATATGCACTGGATGTTACTGTTTTCGATGCGGCCGCTAAGGCTGCCACTTCTCACGAGGTGATGCTTAATTACCGCCTTCCGGAGCCGGTAATACGGTTTAAGCCACCTGTTCGTACGCCACGCTACTTCTTTTCAAAGTAA
- a CDS encoding uroporphyrinogen-III synthase, whose amino-acid sequence MSESKAKGTANPERYKIPIKSILVTQPQPTTDNSPYLSIAEKYDIKVDFRAFIEVEPVPFKEFRKDKVDILSHTAIIFTSRNAVDHFFRICQESKIEMPADMKYFCISDQTAYYLQKYITLRKRKLFVGEKTAKDLFEVIKKHKNEKFLFPCSNIRKEDIPEFLASNKIKHTEAIIYKTVAADLSDLDDVTYDCLAFFSPSGIHSLFINFPDFKQNNTRIAAFGPTTAKAVIDAGLELDIEAPLPNAPSMTGAIEVYIQNQAKKGKK is encoded by the coding sequence ATGTCTGAAAGCAAAGCAAAGGGCACTGCGAACCCTGAAAGGTACAAGATTCCAATTAAGAGTATCCTCGTTACGCAGCCGCAGCCAACAACTGATAACTCTCCATACTTGTCGATTGCGGAGAAGTATGACATTAAGGTCGACTTCCGGGCATTTATTGAGGTGGAGCCAGTTCCTTTCAAGGAGTTTCGGAAAGACAAAGTTGATATACTCTCCCACACGGCCATCATCTTTACAAGCCGTAACGCCGTAGATCATTTCTTTCGTATCTGCCAGGAGAGTAAAATAGAAATGCCGGCCGATATGAAATACTTCTGTATCTCTGATCAAACGGCTTATTACCTTCAAAAGTATATCACGCTCCGCAAGCGCAAGCTGTTTGTGGGTGAGAAAACGGCAAAGGACCTGTTTGAGGTGATCAAGAAGCACAAGAACGAGAAGTTCCTGTTCCCTTGCTCCAACATCCGCAAAGAGGATATCCCTGAGTTCCTGGCATCTAACAAGATCAAGCACACCGAGGCCATTATCTACAAAACAGTGGCCGCCGACTTGTCTGACCTGGATGACGTGACGTACGATTGCCTTGCCTTCTTCAGTCCGTCGGGGATTCATTCGTTGTTCATCAACTTCCCGGATTTCAAGCAGAACAACACCCGCATCGCCGCCTTTGGCCCCACCACCGCCAAAGCAGTGATTGATGCCGGGTTGGAACTGGACATAGAGGCGCCGCTGCCAAACGCACCTTCCATGACGGGAGCCATAGAGGTATACATACAAAACCAGGCAAAGAAGGGAAAAAAGTAA
- a CDS encoding DUF4271 domain-containing protein, with product MLRASQPYLFPIVLLLAWLGATLGPVQAQVLPLDQKNTITGNWMVQRDGETQLVPYVAGVHDNYNALHQWLPVSQAQPFNIAFAAPQNLCLFLNNRLIFKADFAANYTLNLTDYTRNLEPVQGKYLLTVWHPAQQPNVRSFRNAPRTPDAAQRLNQRPFSIQVRDYVNQNAFIIFMLLIGLLYGVLRVNYPADFQQMFSFNRFFSSTQREELYATKPVSSVSNMLFLLAFSLSLALLITAIHTNLQHVKLFNRLFPVSEADITTKVIFYTIMVFSVVLLKYIFLKVMSFIFGLEQVVELQYMEFMRSLLFLGLFLPLVMLLYLGLNAVLPDAIVLVSSLAVSFVLVITILRVFAAVNKKASVLNLHLFSYLCATEVIPLAIILKLIVFNY from the coding sequence GTGCTCAGAGCATCCCAACCCTACTTATTTCCTATCGTGCTGTTGCTGGCCTGGCTGGGGGCTACCCTGGGGCCTGTGCAGGCGCAGGTGCTGCCGCTCGACCAAAAAAACACGATCACCGGCAACTGGATGGTGCAGCGCGACGGGGAAACCCAGTTGGTTCCCTATGTTGCCGGTGTACATGACAACTACAATGCCCTGCACCAGTGGCTGCCTGTTTCGCAGGCGCAACCCTTCAATATTGCCTTTGCCGCCCCACAGAACCTGTGCCTGTTTCTGAACAACCGCCTTATCTTTAAGGCTGACTTTGCGGCGAACTACACGCTAAACCTTACCGATTACACCAGGAACCTGGAGCCCGTGCAGGGGAAGTACCTCCTCACGGTGTGGCACCCGGCACAGCAGCCGAATGTGCGTTCTTTCCGAAATGCGCCGCGCACCCCAGATGCGGCGCAGCGACTGAACCAGCGGCCCTTCTCTATCCAGGTGCGGGATTACGTGAACCAGAATGCCTTTATCATCTTTATGTTGCTGATCGGCCTGCTGTACGGAGTGCTGCGCGTAAACTACCCGGCTGATTTTCAGCAGATGTTCAGCTTTAACCGCTTCTTCAGCTCTACTCAGCGCGAAGAGCTGTACGCAACTAAACCTGTGAGTTCTGTGTCGAATATGCTGTTTCTGCTGGCTTTTTCGCTGTCGCTGGCTTTGCTCATCACGGCCATCCACACCAACCTGCAGCACGTAAAGCTCTTCAACCGCCTGTTCCCGGTCTCGGAAGCCGATATCACCACAAAAGTTATTTTCTACACCATCATGGTATTCAGCGTGGTGCTGTTAAAGTATATTTTCCTGAAAGTGATGTCTTTTATATTTGGGCTGGAGCAGGTGGTGGAGTTGCAGTATATGGAGTTTATGCGTTCCCTGCTTTTTCTGGGGCTTTTCCTGCCGCTGGTGATGCTGCTTTACCTGGGCTTGAACGCGGTGCTGCCCGATGCCATTGTGCTTGTCTCGAGCCTCGCTGTTTCGTTTGTGTTGGTTATCACGATACTACGCGTGTTTGCGGCTGTAAATAAGAAAGCGTCTGTACTTAATTTGCATTTATTTTCATACCTTTGCGCCACAGAAGTGATTCCGCTTGCAATTATACTAAAGCTCATAGTTTTTAATTACTAA
- the lipB gene encoding lipoyl(octanoyl) transferase LipB: MQKNTEILFEHLGLIDYKEAWEYQEKLFNSVLELKVQNRKAEADAQEPTPNYLLFCSHPHVYTLGKSGHESHLLLNEEGLSAKGATYYKINRGGDITYHGPGQLVGYPILDLENYFTDIHKYLRFLEEAVILTLAEYGIPAGRIPGLTGVWLDHEAQQNPRKICAMGVKCSRWVTMHGFAFNVNTDLDYFNNIVPCGISDKAVTSLAKELGHELPMAAVEEKVLKHLGQLFGATITTATHEEGY, encoded by the coding sequence GTGCAGAAAAATACCGAAATTCTATTTGAACACCTGGGGCTGATCGATTACAAAGAAGCTTGGGAATACCAGGAGAAACTCTTTAACAGCGTGCTGGAGCTGAAAGTGCAGAACCGCAAGGCCGAAGCCGATGCGCAGGAGCCAACGCCCAATTACCTGCTCTTCTGCTCGCACCCGCATGTGTACACGCTGGGCAAGAGCGGCCACGAAAGCCACCTGCTGCTGAACGAGGAGGGGCTGAGCGCCAAGGGAGCTACTTACTACAAAATCAACCGCGGCGGCGATATCACCTACCACGGTCCCGGCCAGCTGGTGGGCTATCCCATCCTGGACCTGGAAAATTACTTCACCGACATCCACAAATACCTGCGCTTCCTGGAGGAGGCCGTTATACTTACCCTGGCTGAGTATGGTATTCCGGCTGGTCGCATTCCGGGCCTCACCGGCGTTTGGCTCGACCACGAGGCGCAGCAGAATCCGCGCAAGATCTGCGCAATGGGCGTGAAGTGCAGCCGCTGGGTAACCATGCACGGTTTCGCCTTCAACGTAAACACCGACCTCGATTATTTTAATAACATCGTGCCGTGCGGCATTTCTGATAAAGCCGTAACTTCGCTGGCAAAGGAGCTGGGCCATGAATTGCCGATGGCAGCGGTAGAGGAAAAAGTTCTAAAGCACCTAGGCCAGCTTTTCGGTGCCACGATTACAACAGCAACGCATGAAGAAGGATATTGA
- a CDS encoding bifunctional phosphoglucose/phosphomannose isomerase, whose amino-acid sequence MKQLVEKFSEQLRDAMDVGERAGVTFRGPKYSNVVVAGMGGSGVAASLIQSYVADKLEVPLVLAKGYTLPSFVGANTLVIASSFSGNTEEILSVVREALKADAAVGFLTAGGELLRIAQEQQVPHIRLDEEPRQPRALFGYAVVDLLYLLHHAELLDDTFKREVVQSINLLEEQAGSIKVQASALASALQGKVPMIYASSTLEPVALRLQQQLNSNAKQLAHVSIFPEVSHNEIEGWQHPSELFDQLAVLFIKSVYCHPRVKQQMDLAKPLLEKKVQRVLEIEAMGATFLEQAFYLIHLFDWVSIYMADLNKENPNESESIAYLKRELSKV is encoded by the coding sequence ATGAAACAACTGGTTGAGAAATTTAGTGAGCAGCTACGCGATGCCATGGATGTAGGAGAACGCGCCGGTGTTACCTTCCGCGGTCCTAAGTATAGCAACGTAGTAGTTGCCGGTATGGGTGGTTCCGGTGTAGCTGCCAGTCTGATACAGTCTTACGTAGCCGACAAGCTGGAGGTGCCGCTGGTGCTGGCTAAAGGCTATACCCTCCCCTCTTTTGTAGGGGCAAATACGCTGGTGATCGCCTCCTCTTTCTCGGGCAACACAGAGGAAATCCTGTCAGTGGTGCGTGAGGCCCTGAAAGCGGATGCCGCGGTGGGCTTCCTGACGGCGGGCGGGGAACTGCTCCGCATTGCGCAGGAGCAGCAGGTGCCGCACATCCGGCTGGACGAGGAGCCGCGGCAGCCGCGGGCATTGTTTGGGTATGCCGTAGTCGACTTGCTTTATCTGCTACACCACGCAGAGCTGCTGGACGATACTTTTAAAAGGGAAGTTGTGCAAAGTATAAACCTACTGGAAGAGCAGGCCGGGAGTATAAAAGTGCAGGCGAGCGCCCTAGCCAGCGCCTTGCAGGGAAAAGTCCCCATGATTTACGCCAGCAGCACGCTGGAGCCGGTGGCCCTGCGCCTGCAGCAGCAGCTGAACTCAAACGCCAAGCAGTTGGCGCATGTGAGCATCTTCCCGGAGGTGAGCCACAACGAGATAGAGGGATGGCAGCACCCGTCGGAACTATTCGACCAGTTGGCTGTTCTCTTCATCAAGTCCGTGTACTGCCACCCACGCGTAAAGCAGCAAATGGACCTGGCTAAGCCGCTGCTGGAGAAAAAGGTGCAGCGGGTGCTGGAGATAGAGGCTATGGGTGCTACCTTTCTGGAGCAGGCCTTTTACCTCATCCACCTGTTCGACTGGGTATCGATTTACATGGCCGACCTGAACAAGGAGAACCCGAACGAAAGCGAAAGTATAGCTTACCTGAAACGAGAACTTTCTAAAGTATAA
- a CDS encoding YraN family protein has protein sequence MAKQPQLPAKYKISMGSQTSAHLRTGQSGESLAAAYLQQQGYTLLHQNYRYRRAEVDIIAQKNDLLVFVEVKTRTTDRYGYPEEAVSSRKEELLLSAAEAFILEEGWQQEARFDIISITLTSPPTIHHIEDAFH, from the coding sequence ATGGCAAAGCAGCCTCAGCTGCCCGCAAAGTACAAGATTTCTATGGGTTCTCAAACAAGTGCTCACCTCCGCACCGGCCAGTCCGGCGAATCGCTTGCTGCAGCTTACCTGCAGCAGCAGGGCTACACGCTGCTGCACCAGAACTACAGGTACAGGCGCGCTGAAGTGGATATTATCGCGCAGAAAAACGACCTGCTGGTGTTTGTGGAGGTAAAAACGAGAACTACCGATAGGTACGGATATCCGGAGGAGGCGGTTAGTTCCCGCAAAGAGGAGCTGCTGTTAAGCGCCGCCGAGGCATTTATACTTGAAGAGGGTTGGCAGCAGGAGGCGCGGTTTGACATTATCTCCATCACGCTTACCTCACCGCCCACTATCCATCACATCGAGGATGCTTTTCACTGA
- a CDS encoding toxin-antitoxin system YwqK family antitoxin yields MKHLVYTLVAGMFLLMLGGCGQPKWNSDYNLDKAQLKGRGATATDALAAADTTMPTVEKRNPLEEEIAEKAKKKRKKKRSKKEFLGYKVKRAYTKTGGRSRETVEFFSYLPVHEEPDPYAPFKYYYDTKNKKLARSGSNVEDTNRYKVLHGPYKKTLNDEVVEEGYFYIGTKHLRWEKYRDNEDHTLLDKEHYEKGFLRDAVVTYYGDTKKIKEVIPYEFGEVQGTYYRFYENGQLEWSGQYQKGRKVGVWINYYDFRNRRHYEFQYPKTAYEPQAEPILIKEYDRHATPIFELGKFDKREQARTNQ; encoded by the coding sequence TTGAAGCATTTGGTTTATACGTTGGTAGCAGGTATGTTTCTGTTGATGCTGGGCGGCTGCGGCCAGCCTAAGTGGAACAGCGACTACAACCTGGACAAAGCACAGCTGAAAGGAAGAGGCGCGACAGCGACCGATGCACTCGCCGCTGCCGACACAACCATGCCCACTGTGGAAAAGCGCAATCCGCTGGAGGAGGAGATTGCTGAGAAGGCCAAGAAAAAGCGAAAGAAGAAACGCAGCAAGAAAGAGTTCCTAGGTTACAAAGTGAAGCGCGCCTACACCAAAACCGGTGGCCGCTCCAGAGAAACCGTTGAGTTTTTCAGCTACCTGCCCGTGCACGAGGAGCCCGATCCTTATGCTCCTTTCAAGTACTACTACGACACGAAGAACAAGAAACTGGCCCGCTCAGGCTCCAACGTGGAGGATACAAACCGCTATAAGGTGCTGCACGGCCCTTACAAGAAAACCCTGAACGACGAGGTGGTGGAAGAAGGCTATTTCTACATCGGCACCAAGCACCTGCGCTGGGAAAAATACCGCGATAACGAAGACCATACTTTGCTAGACAAGGAGCATTATGAAAAAGGCTTCCTGCGCGATGCCGTTGTAACGTACTACGGCGACACCAAAAAGATAAAAGAAGTAATCCCTTATGAATTTGGCGAGGTACAGGGCACGTACTACCGCTTTTACGAGAACGGACAACTGGAGTGGAGCGGGCAGTACCAGAAAGGCCGCAAGGTTGGCGTATGGATAAACTACTACGATTTCCGCAACCGCCGCCACTACGAGTTCCAGTATCCCAAAACCGCTTATGAGCCACAGGCCGAGCCCATCCTAATCAAAGAGTACGACCGCCACGCCACCCCGATCTTCGAGCTGGGCAAGTTCGATAAGCGGGAGCAGGCAAGAACCAATCAGTGA
- the htpG gene encoding molecular chaperone HtpG has translation MEERGNISIHTENIFPIIKKFLYSDHEIFLRELVSNAVDATQKAKRLSAIGDYTGDLGELKVKVAVDKEAKTITISDNGIGMTAEEIKKYINQIAFSGATEFVERFKDSAGDKDQIIGQFGLGFYSAFMVASRVEIITKSFKDGSEAARWECDGSTEFTITSVERAERGTDVILHVAEDSEEFLEPMRLRTILDKYCKFLPVPVEFEGEVINNPNPIWTKQPADLKEEDYKEFYKELYPMAEPPLFWIHLNVDYPFNLTGILYFPKLKNDFEVQRNKIQLYSRQVFITDEVKDVVPEFLMLLHGVIDSPDIPLNVSRSFLQADASVKKINTYITKKVADKLNDIFKKDRETFEKNWDDISVFVKYGMLSDDKFYEKAKDFVLLQSTEGKYYTVEEYKALVQANQTNKSEQLVLLYTSDAEKQHAFVEAAQSRGYDVLKLDSVIDSHFIGLLEQKLEKTTLKRVDSETTDKLIERDEVKESVLNDTEKEELKTVYEQAINNKNMTVEVAPLAPDDAPVVITLPEFMRRMKDMNRAGGGGMMFMGEMPDMYNVTINANHALNQRVLKAEEKDKLARQAFDLALLSQNMLSGAALTGFVKRSFELMTQE, from the coding sequence ATGGAAGAAAGAGGTAACATCTCCATCCACACCGAGAATATTTTCCCGATCATCAAGAAGTTCTTGTACTCCGACCACGAGATCTTCCTGCGCGAGCTGGTAAGTAACGCGGTAGACGCGACGCAGAAAGCCAAGCGCCTGTCGGCCATCGGCGATTATACCGGCGACCTGGGCGAGCTGAAAGTAAAGGTAGCCGTTGACAAGGAGGCCAAAACCATCACCATCTCCGACAATGGTATCGGTATGACGGCCGAGGAGATCAAGAAGTACATCAACCAGATCGCCTTTTCGGGTGCTACCGAGTTTGTGGAGCGTTTCAAAGATTCTGCCGGCGACAAAGATCAGATCATCGGTCAGTTTGGTTTGGGCTTTTACTCTGCCTTTATGGTGGCCAGCCGCGTGGAGATCATCACCAAATCTTTCAAAGACGGTTCTGAGGCAGCCCGCTGGGAGTGCGACGGCAGCACAGAGTTTACCATTACATCGGTAGAGCGCGCCGAGCGTGGCACGGATGTGATTCTGCACGTGGCCGAGGACTCGGAGGAGTTCCTGGAGCCGATGCGCCTCCGCACTATACTTGACAAATACTGCAAGTTCCTTCCGGTGCCAGTGGAGTTTGAGGGCGAGGTAATCAACAACCCGAACCCGATCTGGACAAAGCAGCCAGCCGACCTGAAGGAAGAGGACTACAAGGAGTTCTACAAAGAACTTTACCCGATGGCGGAGCCGCCGTTGTTCTGGATCCACCTGAACGTGGACTACCCATTCAACCTGACTGGTATTCTGTACTTCCCGAAGCTGAAGAACGACTTCGAGGTGCAGCGTAATAAAATCCAGCTGTACTCGCGCCAGGTTTTTATTACCGATGAGGTAAAAGACGTAGTGCCGGAGTTCCTGATGCTGCTGCACGGGGTGATCGATTCGCCGGACATTCCGCTGAACGTAAGCCGCTCGTTCCTGCAGGCCGACGCCAGCGTGAAGAAGATCAACACCTACATCACCAAAAAGGTAGCCGACAAGCTGAACGACATCTTCAAGAAAGACCGCGAAACGTTTGAGAAGAACTGGGACGACATCAGCGTGTTCGTGAAGTATGGCATGCTGAGCGACGACAAGTTCTATGAAAAAGCGAAGGATTTTGTGTTGCTGCAGAGCACCGAAGGCAAGTACTACACTGTAGAGGAGTACAAGGCGCTCGTGCAGGCTAACCAAACGAACAAGAGCGAGCAGCTGGTGCTGCTGTATACTTCGGATGCGGAGAAGCAGCATGCGTTTGTGGAGGCGGCCCAGAGCCGTGGCTACGACGTGCTGAAGCTGGATTCGGTGATCGACAGCCACTTTATCGGTTTGCTGGAGCAGAAGCTGGAGAAGACCACGCTCAAGCGCGTAGACTCTGAAACTACGGACAAGTTGATTGAGCGTGACGAGGTGAAGGAAAGCGTGCTGAACGATACCGAGAAGGAAGAGTTGAAGACGGTGTACGAGCAGGCTATCAACAACAAGAACATGACGGTAGAAGTAGCGCCGCTTGCCCCGGATGACGCGCCGGTGGTAATCACCCTGCCTGAGTTTATGCGCCGCATGAAGGACATGAACCGTGCCGGTGGCGGAGGAATGATGTTCATGGGCGAAATGCCGGACATGTACAACGTCACCATCAACGCGAACCATGCCCTGAACCAGCGTGTGCTAAAGGCTGAGGAGAAGGATAAGCTGGCCCGTCAGGCGTTTGATCTGGCCCTGCTGTCGCAGAACATGCTTTCTGGTGCCGCTCTCACAGGCTTTGTGAAGCGCAGCTTTGAGCTGATGACGCAGGAGTAG